In Nymphaea colorata isolate Beijing-Zhang1983 chromosome 3, ASM883128v2, whole genome shotgun sequence, a genomic segment contains:
- the LOC116250784 gene encoding probable copper-transporting ATPase HMA5 translates to MAARYLAMACLRKQSHDLSPTPHYPSMPKYPRGWAVGEASDGFSSSPKKKVLFSVTGMRCSACAASIEKAIKRLNGIHDAVVDVVRGKTQVIFYPEFVIEETIREAIEDVGFEATLIQEGSSERKSLICRIRVKGMTCTSCSSTVESVLQAVHGVQKAVVALATEEAEIKYDVGLVSCKKLIDVIEDTGFEAILITTGEDCNRVTLSLEGATTDESMRRIECSLRALPGIEEIEIYNNLHQVCISYKTDRVGPRHFINVIESTEYGHVKATISSHEGDKLLDRSNEIKQYRSHFLWSLVFTVPVFLTSMVLMYIPRVKGILEHNIVNMLTIGGLLRWILSTPVQFIIGRRFYSGSYKALRHGSPNMDVLIALGTNSAYFYSVYSVIKAATSPNFMGMDFFETSAMLISFILLGKYLEVLAKGKTSDAIAKLVCLKPKTAILLGVDSEGNVISEEEMDARLIQQNDIIKILPGEKVAADGIVVWGQSHVNESMITGEARPVGKTKDDAVIGGTVNVNGVLHVKVTRVGSESALSQIVQLVEAAQLAKAPIQKFADRISKYFVPMVIVASLSTWLAWFLAGKFNAYPKSWIPPSMDHFQLALQFGISVMVIACPCALGLATPTAVMVSTGVGASQGVLIKGGQALESAHKVDCIVFDKTGTLTRGKPTVISTKLLKNIVLRDFYELVAATELNSGHPLAKAIVEYAKIFREENGSAWPDVQNCESITGHGVKATLCNKTVLIGNKSLMLNSGVAIPIEASDIIEEIEKLAMTGIMVSINGELVGIIAISDPLKDNAQEVISILRSMGIRTIMVTGDNWGTANAVSKELGIDEVIAEAKPDEKAEKIKELQMSGLTVAMVGDGINDSPALVAADVGMAIGAGTDIAIEAADIVLMKSNLEDVVTAIDLSKKTYLRIRLNYMWALGYNLVSIPIAAGVLFPLTHFRLPPWVAGAAMAASSVSVVCCSLLLKTYRRPKKLDRLSTSRIVVER, encoded by the exons ATGGCAGCCAGGTACTTGGCCATGGCGTGCCTGCGGAAGCAGAGCCACGACCTCTCTCCGACGCCGCACTATCCCTCCATGCCAAAGTACCCGAGGGGGTGGGCCGTCGGGGAGGCCTCGGATGGGTTCTCCAGCAGTCCCAAGAAGAAGGTCCTCTTCTCAGTAACAGGGATGAGGTGCTCAGCCTGCGCGGCATCCATTGAAAAGGCCATCAAGCGCCTCAATGGCATCCATGACGCTGTAGTCGATGTCGTTCGTGGCAAGACCCAAGTCATTTTTTACCCGGAATTCGTTATC GAGGAGACGATTAGAGAGGCCATTGAAGATGTAGGGTTTGAAGCTACACTAATTCAAGAAGGTTCAAGTGAAAGGAAATCACTAATTTGCCGGATCCGTGTGAAAGGAATGACTTGTACATCCTGCTCTTCAACTGTCGAATCTGTTCTGCAAGCTGTTCATGGTGTGCAGAAAGCGGTTGTTGCTCTAGCTACAGAGGAAGCAGAAATCAAGTATGACGTAGGCCTCGTGTCCTGTAAGAAGCTTATCGATGTGATTGAAGATACTGGTTTTGAGGCAATCTTGATCACTACAGGAGAAGATTGTAACAGGGTGACACTCAGTCTTGAAGGAGCTACTACAGATGAGTCCATGAGAAGGATTGAATGTTCACTTCGTGCATTGCCgggaattgaagaaattgaaatctaCAATAACTTGCATCAGGTGTGCATATCATACAAGACTGATCGTGTAGGGCCAAGGCATTTTATTAATGTGATTGAATCAACAGAGTATGGACATGTCAAGGCAACGATATCTTCTCATGAAGGAGACAAACTTCTTGATAGAAGCAATGAAATTAAACAGTATAGAAGTCATTTCTTGTGGAGTTTGGTGTTCACGGTTCCTGTGTTCTTAACTTCTATGGTCCTGATGTACATTCCACGGGTAAAAGGCATCTTGGAACATAATATCGTGAACATGCTGACAATTGGAGGGCTTTTAAGATGGATTTTGTCTACTCCTGTTCAGTTTATCATAGGCAGAAGATTTTACAGTGGATCTTATAAAGCTCTTCGTCATGGCTCCCCAAACATGGACGTGTTAATTGCACTGGGAACCAATTCTGCTTACTTTTATTCAGTATATTCGGTGATCAAAGCTGCAACATCTCCAAATTTCATGGGCATGGATTTTTTTGAGACCAGTGCAATGCTCATATCTTTTATTTTACTAGGGAAATATCTCGAGGTATTAGCTAAGGGTAAAACATCAGATGCTATTGCAAAGCTAGTGTGCTTGAAACCAAAAACAGCAATCTTGCTAGGAGTTGATAGTGAAGGGAATGTGATTTCtgaagaagagatggatgctagGTTGATACAGCAAAATGACATTATTAAGATACTTCCTGGTGAAAAGGTAGCTGCAGATGGGATAGTTGTTTGGGGACAGAGTCATGTTAATGAGAGTATGATAACAGGGGAAGCTAGGCCAGTTGGGAAGACAAAGGATGATGCTGTGATAGGAGGTACAGTAAATGTGAATGGAGTTTTGCATGTCAAGGTCACCCGTGTTGGGTCAGAAAGCGCTCTGTCACAGATTGTTCAATTGGTTGAAGCAGCACAGTTGGCTAAAGCTCCAATCCAAAAGTTTGCAGATCGTATATCCAAGTATTTTGTGCCAATG GTCATTGTTGCTTCTTTATCCACTTGGTTAGCTTGGTTTCTAGCTGGAAAATTTAATGCCTACCCAAAGTCATGGATTCCCCCTTCTATGGACCACTTTCAGCTTGCTCTTCAGTTTGGCATTTCTGTCATGGTCATCGCCTGTCCCTGTGCACTGGGCCTTGCGACTCCCACTGCTGTCATGGTTAGTACTGGTGTAGGTGCTTCTCAAGGAGTATTGATTAAAGGTGGTCAAGCATTGGAGAGTGCACACAAG GTTGACTGCATCGTGTTTGACAAGACTGGAACACTTACCAGGGGAAAGCCTACAGTCATCAGCACCAAGCTTTTGAAGAATATTGTTCTTCGTGATTTTTATGAACTAGTGGCAGCAACTGAG TTGAACAGCGGGCACCCACTAGCCAAGGCCATTGTTGAGTATGCAAAAATATTCAGAGAGGAAAACGGCTCGGCTTGGCCTGATGTGCAGAATTGTGAATCTATTACCGGCCATGGTGTGAAGGCCACCCTTTGTAACAAAACCGTACTGATTGGGAACAAAAGTTTGATGCTGAACTCTGGTGTTGCTATTCCTATTGAAGCCTCTGATATCATcgaagagattgaaaaattgGCAATGACAGGGATAATGGTTTCTATAAATGGGGAGCTGGTGGGGATCATAGCTATATCTGACCCATTGAAGGATAACGCTCAAGAAGTTATTTCCATTCTCAGGTCCATGGGCATCAGAACTATAATGGTAACAGGGGACAATTGGGGTACAGCAAATGCTGTGTCAAAAGAGCTTGGGATTGACGAAGTCATTGCAGAAGCTAAACCAGATGAGAAggcagagaaaataaaagagcTACAG atgtCTGGTTTAACGGTCGCAATGGTGGGAGATGGCATAAATGACTCACCTGCACTCGTTGCTGCCGATGTCGGTATGGCTATCGGTGCTGGCACTGATATCGCTATTGAAGCAGCAGACATTGTGCTGATGAAAAGCAACTTGGAAGATGTTGTAACTGCGATAGACCTCTCCAAGAAGACATACCTGAGAATTCGCTTAAACTACATGTGGGCTCTTGGGTACAACTTGGTAAGTATTCCAATTGCAGCTGGAGTCCTCTTCCCATTAACGCATTTCAGGCTTCCACCCTGGGTCGCAGGTGCTGCCATGGCTGCGTCTTCGGTCAGCGTGGTATGCTGCTCTCTTTTACTAAAAACTTATCGCAGGCCCAAGAAGCTGGACAGACTCTCAACTAGCAGGATTGTGGTCGAACGGTGA
- the LOC116250334 gene encoding uncharacterized protein LOC116250334 produces the protein MVWNNWLALKRLRRAIQKVRFLLNINLNRFRLSAAAIRTLSRRNLSLPKSPAGLLEAADFDDEASAQDQCFSRTISGCSEDIDQKAEDFIARFYSHIQMERQVSLELRYCNRTLERTWSDYSP, from the coding sequence ATGGTTTGGAACAACTGGTTGGCTCTGAAGCGCCTCCGGCGAGCGATCCAGAAGGTGAGGTTCCTGCTGAACATCAATCTGAATCGGTTCAGGTTGTCCGCCGCCGCTATCCGAACGTTGAGCAGAAGGAACCTTAGCTTACCCAAGTCCCCGGCCGGCCTGCTTGAAGCGGCGGACTTCGACGACGAAGCAAGCGCGCAAGACCAGTGCTTTTCAAGGACGATCAGTGGGTGCTCGGAGGATATCGACCAGAAAGCAGAGGATTTCATCGCGAGATTTTACAGCCACATTCAGATGGAGCGCCAGGTTTCTCTGGAGCTGCGCTATTGCAACCGCACTCTGGAGAGAACGTGGTCGGATTATTCGCCTTAG